In Salmo salar chromosome ssa15, Ssal_v3.1, whole genome shotgun sequence, one genomic interval encodes:
- the LOC106572474 gene encoding leiomodin-1 isoform X1: protein MSRRKMRNQRPAESEEDSDIDNLLAALTLAEVEELQSELTVIDPDPTVPVGLRQKNQTDKQPSIKYNRGAMLDYCERETKKLIQRELSFEEPTTDRVKREHLKKMGKSCDSFFYFKSDDQDDQDVMDLNFSAVETPKEDISKDKEEKPQSKDLKGEGGSGEGNEERPHSRLGGDEDKDHEKKEDKIVEKSNEVQVEENEKKEECKKKEKGSNKTLDLISKLQTKKEDTKEKEQKDIRKKTVSKTKDLISKLQGHADKDDTKEKEKKEKPQKMKDSKTTRGIFSKVEEKQKERRGTEVKEKRNNEKDKDSENTKSHRKPSRVQDETQRDKVKNTERTPNKNSKASNVNLENSSREERSAGEVMEGDEEDEEASMFDELLEHVRKDDPLMTELNVNNSDVIKTHTLIQFAEALQHNTHVKTFALANTRADDHVAYAIAGTLRNNTSLTNVILDSNHLTGKGILAVVHALEKNVTVTELRFHNQRHICGGKTEMEVANVLRNNTRLLKLGYGFELAGPRMTMTNILSRNMDLQRQRRLEEKKQAQAQPSQQPKPYQPTRQTPQPQPQTNTKKKTLPLGKFSCEPSTQPQFKSVGETKRTGNLLKTSPFLSPPKPSPEPFHKVSPKAVGKLNPKAWGSRSGPGSTTPPPQAGDGVSGPGSTPPQAGDGVSGPGSTPPPLQALKAGRSGPAPPPPPAPVLEGLRKALMPASQRKLNGQTSRHGERNTRDQLLDSIRNSTMKALKKVGTGEEWKLFVKAAS from the exons ATGTCAAGGAGGAAAATGCGGAATCAACGCCCCGCCGAGAGCGAGGAGGACTCCGATATTGACAACCTGTTAGCCGCTCTGACACTCGCCGAGGTGGAAGAGCTGCAGAGCGAACTGACCGTTATTGACCCGGATCCAACTGTGCCAGTCGGACTCCGGCAGAAGAACCAGACAGACAAGCAGCCGTCAATAAAATACAATAGGGGGGCGATGCTTGACTACTGTGAGCGCGAAACCAAGAAACTCATTCAAAGGGAGCTGTCCTTTGAG GAGCCAACAACTGACAGAGTGAAACGGGAACACCTGAAGAAGATGGGGAAGAGCTGTGATAGTTTCTTCTACTTCAAGTCAGATGACCAGGATGACCAGGATGTCATGGACCTAAACTTCTCTGCTGTGGAGACCCCTAAGGAGGACATATCCAAGGACAAAGAGGAAAAACCTCAGAGCAAGGACTtgaagggtgagggagggagtggagagggcaATGAGGAAAGGCCACATAGTAGGTTAGGGGGAGATGAGGACAAAGACCATGAAAAAAAGGAAGATAAGATTGTTGAAAAAAGCAATGAAGTACAGGTTGAAGAAAATGAGAAAAAGGAGGAGTGCAAAAAAAAGGAGAAGGGTAGTAACAAAACACTTGATCTTATCTCAAAATTGCAAACAAAAAAAGAGGATACAAAAGAAAAGGAGCAAAAAGATATCAGAAAAAAGACAGTCTCTAAAACCAAGGATCTGATTTCAAAGCTTCAAGGGCATGCTGATAAAGACGATActaaggagaaagagaagaaagaaaaaCCTCAAAAAATGAAGGATAGCAAGACAACAAGAGGAATTTTCTCTAAAGTAGAGGAAAAGCAGAAAGAACGCAGGGGTACTGAGGTGAAGGAAAAGAGGAATAATGAGAAGGACAAAGATAGCGAAAACACCAAATCACACAGGAAACCAAGTAGAGTCCAggatgagacacagagagacaaggTAAAGAACACAGAAAGGACTCCTAATAAAAACAGTAAAGCCAGCAATGTAAACCTAGAGAACAGCAGTAGGGAAGAACGCTCAGCTGGTGAAGTCATGGAGGGAgacgaggaggacgaggaggccAGCATGTTTGATGAGCTCCTTGAGCATGTCAGAAAAGACGACCCTTTAATGACTGAACTCAATGTCAACAACTCAGACGTCATCAAGACCCACACCCTCATCCAGTTTGCAGAGgcactacaacacaacacacatgtCAAGACGTTTGCTTTAGCCAACACCCGGGCTGACGACCATGTGGCTTATGCCATTGCTGGCACTCTGCGGAACAACACGTCTCTGACCAACGTCATCCTTGACTCCAACCACCTCACTGGCAAGGGAATTTTGGCCGTGGTACACGCCTTAGAGAAAAATGTAACCGTCACTGAACTGCGCTTCCACAACCAGCGACACATCTGTGGGGgcaagacagagatggaggtgGCCAATGTATTGAGAAACAACACCAGGTTGCTGAAGCTGGGCTACGGCTTTGAACTGGCCGGCCCAAGGATGACCATGACCAACATCCTGAGTCGGAACATGGACCTGCAGAGGCAACGTCGACTGGAGGAGAAGAAACAAGCACAAGCCCAGCCATCCCAGCAGCCTAAGCCATACCAGCCAACACGTCagacaccacaaccacaaccacagaccaacacaaaaaaaaaaacattgccttTGGGGAAGTTTTCTTGCGAACCTTCAACTCAACCCCAATTCAAGTCTGTTGGTGAGACTAAGAGGACAGGAAACCTCCTGAAAACATCCCCCTTTTTGTCCCCCCCTAAACCCTCACCTGAACCCTTCCACAAGGTGAGCCCCAAAGCTGTGGGTAAGCTAAACCCTAAGGCTTGGGGTAGTAGGTCTGGACCAGGGTCTACAACACCTCCACCTCAGGCTGGGGATGGTGTATCTGGTCCTGGGTCTACTCCACCTCAGGCTGGGGATGGTGTATCTGGTCCTGGGTCTACTCCACCTCCACTTCAGGCTCTTAAGGCTGGCCGATCTGGACCAGCACCACCTCCTCCCCCTGCCCCGGTGTTGGAGGGCCTAAGGAAAGCCCTCATGCCTGCCTCACAGAGGAAACTCAACGGGCAGACTTCACGCCACGGAGAGAGGAACACTAGGGACCAGTTGCTGGACTCCATTCGCAACAGCACAATGAAAGCTCTAAAAAAGgttggaacaggagaggagtggaaGTTGTTTGTGAAAGCAGCATCCTAA
- the LOC106572474 gene encoding leiomodin-1 isoform X2 produces the protein MSRRKMRNQRPAESEEDSDIDNLLAALTLAEVEELQSELTVIDPDPTVPVGLRQKNQTDKQPSIKYNRGAMLDYCERETKKLIQRELSFEEPTTDRVKREHLKKMGKSCDSFFYFKSDDQDDQDVMDLNFSAVETPKEDISKDKEEKPQSKDLKGEGGSGEGNEERPHSRLGGDEDKDHEKKEDKIVEKSNEVQVEENEKKEECKKKEKGSNKTLDLISKLQTKKEDTKEKEQKDIRKKTVSKTKDLISKLQGHADKDDTKEKEKKEKPQKMKDSKTTRGIFSKVEEKQKERRGTEVKEKRNNEKDKDSENTKSHRKPSRVQDETQRDKVKNTERTPNKNSKASNVNLENSSREERSAGEVMEGDEEDEEASMFDELLEHVRKDDPLMTELNVNNSDVIKTHTLIQFAEALQHNTHVKTFALANTRADDHVAYAIAGTLRNNTSLTNVILDSNHLTGKGILAVVHALEKNVTVTELRFHNQRHICGGKTEMEVANVLRNNTRLLKLGYGFELAGPRMTMTNILSRNMDLQRQRRLEEKKQAQAQPSQQPKPYQPTRQTPQPQPQTNTKKKTLPLGKFSCEPSTQPQFKSVGETKRTGNLLKTSPFLSPPKPSPEPFHKVSPKAVGKLNPKAWGSRSGPGSTTPPPQAGDGVSGPGSTPPQAGDGVSGPGSTPPPLQALKAGRSGPAPPPPPAPVLEGLRKALMPASQRKLNGQTSRHGERNTRDQLLDSIRNSTMKALKKVDVPKLLQ, from the exons ATGTCAAGGAGGAAAATGCGGAATCAACGCCCCGCCGAGAGCGAGGAGGACTCCGATATTGACAACCTGTTAGCCGCTCTGACACTCGCCGAGGTGGAAGAGCTGCAGAGCGAACTGACCGTTATTGACCCGGATCCAACTGTGCCAGTCGGACTCCGGCAGAAGAACCAGACAGACAAGCAGCCGTCAATAAAATACAATAGGGGGGCGATGCTTGACTACTGTGAGCGCGAAACCAAGAAACTCATTCAAAGGGAGCTGTCCTTTGAG GAGCCAACAACTGACAGAGTGAAACGGGAACACCTGAAGAAGATGGGGAAGAGCTGTGATAGTTTCTTCTACTTCAAGTCAGATGACCAGGATGACCAGGATGTCATGGACCTAAACTTCTCTGCTGTGGAGACCCCTAAGGAGGACATATCCAAGGACAAAGAGGAAAAACCTCAGAGCAAGGACTtgaagggtgagggagggagtggagagggcaATGAGGAAAGGCCACATAGTAGGTTAGGGGGAGATGAGGACAAAGACCATGAAAAAAAGGAAGATAAGATTGTTGAAAAAAGCAATGAAGTACAGGTTGAAGAAAATGAGAAAAAGGAGGAGTGCAAAAAAAAGGAGAAGGGTAGTAACAAAACACTTGATCTTATCTCAAAATTGCAAACAAAAAAAGAGGATACAAAAGAAAAGGAGCAAAAAGATATCAGAAAAAAGACAGTCTCTAAAACCAAGGATCTGATTTCAAAGCTTCAAGGGCATGCTGATAAAGACGATActaaggagaaagagaagaaagaaaaaCCTCAAAAAATGAAGGATAGCAAGACAACAAGAGGAATTTTCTCTAAAGTAGAGGAAAAGCAGAAAGAACGCAGGGGTACTGAGGTGAAGGAAAAGAGGAATAATGAGAAGGACAAAGATAGCGAAAACACCAAATCACACAGGAAACCAAGTAGAGTCCAggatgagacacagagagacaaggTAAAGAACACAGAAAGGACTCCTAATAAAAACAGTAAAGCCAGCAATGTAAACCTAGAGAACAGCAGTAGGGAAGAACGCTCAGCTGGTGAAGTCATGGAGGGAgacgaggaggacgaggaggccAGCATGTTTGATGAGCTCCTTGAGCATGTCAGAAAAGACGACCCTTTAATGACTGAACTCAATGTCAACAACTCAGACGTCATCAAGACCCACACCCTCATCCAGTTTGCAGAGgcactacaacacaacacacatgtCAAGACGTTTGCTTTAGCCAACACCCGGGCTGACGACCATGTGGCTTATGCCATTGCTGGCACTCTGCGGAACAACACGTCTCTGACCAACGTCATCCTTGACTCCAACCACCTCACTGGCAAGGGAATTTTGGCCGTGGTACACGCCTTAGAGAAAAATGTAACCGTCACTGAACTGCGCTTCCACAACCAGCGACACATCTGTGGGGgcaagacagagatggaggtgGCCAATGTATTGAGAAACAACACCAGGTTGCTGAAGCTGGGCTACGGCTTTGAACTGGCCGGCCCAAGGATGACCATGACCAACATCCTGAGTCGGAACATGGACCTGCAGAGGCAACGTCGACTGGAGGAGAAGAAACAAGCACAAGCCCAGCCATCCCAGCAGCCTAAGCCATACCAGCCAACACGTCagacaccacaaccacaaccacagaccaacacaaaaaaaaaaacattgccttTGGGGAAGTTTTCTTGCGAACCTTCAACTCAACCCCAATTCAAGTCTGTTGGTGAGACTAAGAGGACAGGAAACCTCCTGAAAACATCCCCCTTTTTGTCCCCCCCTAAACCCTCACCTGAACCCTTCCACAAGGTGAGCCCCAAAGCTGTGGGTAAGCTAAACCCTAAGGCTTGGGGTAGTAGGTCTGGACCAGGGTCTACAACACCTCCACCTCAGGCTGGGGATGGTGTATCTGGTCCTGGGTCTACTCCACCTCAGGCTGGGGATGGTGTATCTGGTCCTGGGTCTACTCCACCTCCACTTCAGGCTCTTAAGGCTGGCCGATCTGGACCAGCACCACCTCCTCCCCCTGCCCCGGTGTTGGAGGGCCTAAGGAAAGCCCTCATGCCTGCCTCACAGAGGAAACTCAACGGGCAGACTTCACGCCACGGAGAGAGGAACACTAGGGACCAGTTGCTGGACTCCATTCGCAACAGCACAATGAAAGCTCTAAAAAAG GTTGATGTTCCAAAGCTGCTTCAGTAA
- the LOC123727337 gene encoding CMRF35-like molecule 2, translating into MKIYLKFLLYLPVLCCDAKMSKFGAHGYEGGALDIECSYPDGYQYKPKYLCRHPCSNSDILIRSVKGEAFVPVGRFSVYDNVHGCTFIVTIQNLELQDSGHYYCGLDKWGRDVLTKVEISVSKAPLVTSLSTPAPVIDRKDITETNRYVSSEVPTFTQVPYKKLPVADCDVTPPTTSTIRIGSPGFVRVHVVVGAVLGLLMCCTVVALGLLLRKQSMSRSLTFPSSEVSNPVDIAQDEEDTCHVYDEIIMYSSNSDLYCTIRFCETPPEIEDNALYSLLTLN; encoded by the exons ATGAAAATCTATCTGAAGTTTCTCCTTTACTTGCCAG TTTTATGCTGTGATGCAAAAATGAGCAAATTTGGAGCGCACGGATATGAAGGTGGAGCTTTAGACATTGAGTGTTCATATCCAGATGGATATCAATATAAACCCAAATACTTGTGTCGCCATCCCTGTTCCAACAGTGACATTCTCATCAGAAGTGTGAAGGGTGAAGCATTTGTCCCAGTAGGAAGATTTTCAGTGTATGACAATGTCCATGGATGTACTTTCATTGTCACCATCCAAAACCTGGAATTACAGGACTCTGGACATTATTATTGTGGACTTGATAAGTGGGGAAGAGATGTTTTAACAAAAGTAGAGATCTCTGTGAGTAAAG CTCCATTGGTCACTTCACTGTCTACACCTGCCCCTGTGATTGACAGGAAGGACATCACTGAAACTAACAGATATGTTTCCTCAGAGGTCCCCACCTTTACACAG GTGCCATACAAAAAGTTACCTGTTGCAGATTGTGATGTCACACCTCCAACAACCTCAACTATTCGGATTGGCAGCCCAG GCTTTGTACGTGTCCACGTTGTTGTGGGAGCTGTCCTTGGACTATTGATGTGTTGCACTGTGGTTGCACTTGGTCTACTCCTCAGAAAACAATCAATGTCACGCTCACTGA CATTTCCATCATCTGAAGTATCAAATCCTGTAGATATTGCACAG gatgaAGAGGACACTTGTCATGTGTATGATGAGATAATTATGTACAGCTCCAACAGTGACTTGTACTGCACCATTAGGTTTTGTGAAACCCCACCGGAAATAGAAGACAATGCTCTCTACTCCCTCCTGACACTAAATTAA